The following DNA comes from Erigeron canadensis isolate Cc75 chromosome 3, C_canadensis_v1, whole genome shotgun sequence.
tactaattttttatttgatctGTTAAAAAGAGAATATTTGGAGGGGGGAATTTTAAGAAAGCTGAAACCTTAGGGgagttttattaaaattaagaaaactaTAAACCGGAAAAACATATGGCTTTTGGTTTGGGtatttatgaaagaaaaatgatcaatcaaaactaaaactaTTGACTCAATTTGAGTTTAATTTTAGGAGAAAAATGATAAGAAttgaaaggattttttttttgttgatttttcaatgttccttaaaaaaatttatgccCATTAATGGGATCACttccaatcatcttttttcttttatataatttaaactcAACACATCATAAGacaatatatttttgaatataaCTTGTATCTATACTTATAAAACTTAACTTATGTTCAGTAGATATCTTATTATATACCGTACTTAtcaatatgtattttatataaaaagtacatATCATGATCAATCAATGAATTCAGTTATTTCGTTTTTAAACTCTTATCTTATTAAATTACACTCTGatatcttatcttttaaaatatttcgaCTATCACTTTTATATCGGTCACATTTAGATCTACCTACACTCGACACCATCACCACTACTAATAGTTATCGCCATCATCACCCGTCACCTACACCTCCAGACTCCGTCGTGAACATCATTGTTGCATTAAACAAGTATTATGCTAGTTATTATATTAACATAATGGGTGAAGGTTTAGATTACTCCAAATGCaaaaccttaccaatgggtACCAACCGATTGGTTTAtattaacacacacaaaggatattcatttacttgttttatccaataaaaacaaatatataaactgTTTAAAGTTAAATGAACGTGAATGTGAATATGTATAACTAAATGTTTTATGATAACGATAAATATATAGATCTAAAATTAAATGGAAAAAACCCCACAAGACTAATTGTCATTTCTAGTCCCAAACAAACCACCTAAGAGTGACACTAAGTCAAGATGTTCTCAAAAGATTGACAACAAATATAACAAACAACCTTTTATGTCTAGCTTCAAACATTCTCGGACTAAATAACGAAGGCTGGTCTGCAACTTTGTATAGGAATGAGCAAGTCTATTCAATCAATCACTACTTTAATAAAAAGCAAACTTAAAAAGCTAGAAAGTTTAAAAAGAGAAGTATAAACAAACATGCCAACATCGGTTTGAGGAGGCCAAAACTCACTTTTAGCTCAACATTTACTTGCTACAATGAGACGTGTATAATACAGACTTTTAATTCTTCAAATGAAAAGTCTAAAATATAAAGCTACCAGTGTATCTAGCATTTCTAACGTGCAGCATACACAAGGTTGCATCCACTTGTAAGCCAAAAACTATCAGTTAGCGAATAAATAGAAAACAATGTAGACCCAAAATGAACTCAGCAGACGGTGGAGCCATGTTTCataagtatatagatatatatatgtcttgATCTAGTTGATTCAACCCCATAAGTTGACTAACTGATATCCGGCTCAACAGAAAAGTCAGGTTCTTCCGGTTTCTGCAGTTTAGGTAACCTGCCTTCACTTTTAAGCCTCCGAGCAATTCCCCTTCTTGTGTTTGCAGCAAACCTTGATGCCAATATGGTGACCCCTAGGTTTGACTCAACTTGAGCTGTTGGACCATGAGACTGCTCATTTTCTTGATCCACTTGGTGATGACTTTGATCatgttcatcatcatcatcatcatcatcatcatcatcgtgtTCATGGTGATCAACAAAAGACTCCATTGTTGAAAGGTATCTCGCCATGGTCCTCCTTTTATGTCTTCTCCAAGCAGCCTGTATAAAGCAAGCGGCCCATGTCCTCCAATGGTGGGAATAATGTCTAAAAGTATGCTGCAATTTCTTGCTATGCAGTCTTCTGAACTGATTTGCAACAAATTTGAGATCTTCAGCTCGTAGGGCAAAAGCTTCTACTTCTGTAAGAGATCGCACAGTTCGGGTTGAAGATGGTAAGTTGACTGTTGACTTTGGATGTAAAGCCCACGCAAGAAGTTCTTCACCACAAAAATCTCCAGGCCTCATTATGATGGAATTAAAGAAGCCCGTCCGGCCTCCATTTGTTGTGGAGCTTTCGAGTCTGCCTCTAATAATGAAAAACATCTCTGTTACAGGATCTCCTTCACGAACCATGTATGCACCTTCGGTGCTTAAAGATGAAACGAGACGCTCGCATATGGCATCCAGTAATTGGTCATCCATCTGCGAAAAGAACGGAACCTGCAATGTGCAAAAAGCAATTTACTTAAATTAGTTTTAAGTATGAACGGATAGATCGTTCATATATACTTCAAATACAACATTGGGGCCAACTAACTTTTAAGATTTAAAAGTAGCATTCCTAAAATCTGTTTATGAACGCATCAGTGCATGCTAGTACACGAAGATGAGTGTGGGGAAATATTATGCATGAAACGATGAAAAACAGTGGAGGTGTTTAAACGTGCATTTTGGAGCGATTATGTCACATTGAATAATCAGATACTTAAATTGCTGCAGGAGATCAGTATTGCTTCAGATGTTTGAAGTTGTGACAATCCGCATACAAATTCTGACATTGACAGGAAATAATAAATGTGCAAAAAAGGAGACACACCATTTAAGATGAGAGTAAAGGTCTCTCAAATAAGGTTGAGAGAAGGGTTGattagaaaattttatttagCTGTGTTTTGAAGTACCTAGTATGAAACTGATTATGAGAGAATCACATAATTAGAAGCAGAATTTATTAATCCAAACATTAATAATGGAAAGCATACCCGGCGAACAAGGTCCAAGCACAAGTGGCGTTGGATATCCCGTCGAAGATCAGCAGGTAAGCCATGAAGGATAGCTTCTTCATGTACTCCTCGAGTTGCAACCCACTTATATTGAACAAAACGCCTAACACGTTTTCTCAAATCTTCAGGCAGTTGACGGTGTCTCATCCACTCCTCAGTATCTCTTCGCCTAAGCCTCCATTCTTCAAGTCTCATGGTTAATGATTGTAGGTATGTCTACACATGCCACAAGCCCACAACATGGATATATAATCAGAGATTTATTAAAGTAAGAGGTGGATTCATACAATAATTATGCTTCCGCATACCTGCATGTTGCCAATCAGGTGTGCAAACAAAACAAGACCAACAATGGCAATGAGTATTGCAAATGATGTCTCCCCTATGAATGTGGTAGTTGACAAGTTTTGCCCATATGAACTGGAAAACAATATAAAATCATGGTTAGCAGATAATACTGTTTGCACTGGGCACCTGACGTATAAAGAATGGTTTAACATTCCAAATAGCTCGTTATTTAACTTCATAGTGGAAGGACACGAGTGCATCATACAATATGGGTTATGTCATTTGAGGGTATTTCTGTCATTGAACTAACATCAGCTTCTAACATGCATCAATTCTATTTGCTTGGAGGATTGTTGCTTATAATGAGTGCCCATAAAAGATAGAATTATCTAATACATGCAAATATGTGTACGTAATAAGCAACCTGGTAGATGTGTACACTTATAAACCAACGATAACTGGTTTACAAACAGTCGTGATGACAAGTGGTTTAAATAAATGAGAGATTGAGAACCTCTCTACAAATTGTGGTGTTGGGAATTAAATCTGCAAGTATGTaaaatatgttttcttttggTTAATAAAAGTCTTACTCTCAACAAATGACAACCAGGCACAAGcatgaaaaaacaaaatcagAAAAGATCCAAGAGGCAGTATTACTCGGGGAGGTTGTCCTATATTTCTTCCCAGATCAAGCCCTCTATGACTCTATACCTTCACAGCCTAGTATTTCTAAAAGCAGTAAAGCAATCACCACCAATGGATGGCCCCACATATTGATATCATGACTATCATTATGGCATAGGCGGTCTTACACTGGGTAAGTACTCAAGAGGCTCTCGAACTGATCCCCGCCAACCCCGTGACTCGTGAGGTTGAATCAGCTGCTCTGGATATACCATTCTACCATAGGGTGACATGGTTTAACCAGTATTAGTCACACAAGGCTCTCATATGTCAAATTTAAGTCTAGGCATCTAACACTTAGGCAAACTAATTTCCGTAAAGTACTATTATAGTAAAACAAGTGACACCTGCAGTAAGGGTGTGCAAACAATTTATTTAACTTGAGTAAACAGGCCAATTTGCTTCAACATGGTGAGGTTTGACATCCATAAATTGGTCAACTGGTTTGAAATCTATTTACCCTGTTAGGTTTAAGATTTAAAGTGACAACAAGCAGTCATTTCAGCCAAACTGAACCATGCATATTATGAATATCTTAAAACTTATACTGAATATTAAAGTAATTTGTATGCAAAGTCAGCAGTTAAATTTGAATGTTgatattcaaagaaaaaaagttcaaactACCAAAGGGCCTTTGACCTAGCGGTATTGGGTGTGATCCATCAAACAAAAGGTTGTCAGTTGAAATCTAACTTGAGGAAATTGGTGTAGATGATTTAGGTGGTTGTAGGTGTGTAACTAGTTGCCTTtcaacagaaaaaaaaataaaggttcAAACCCTTTCcccttttctcttttctttactATCTTTGAAGATGAGCTTCCGTATGTGAAACTAAAAAACTAAATCAGATGCTAAAACCAGTcgaaacaaacaagttttggtcaGTACAGCCAAGTCTATTAATTTGGATAAATTTATTTTGCAAATTGTCATTTCGAATCCCCAAATTGACACACACATCCCTACCCCTCAATCTATCAGCCTATCACGTACTAATCTCAAACGTTACCCACTCGTGCAATTACCTCACTCTTTTTACTCTATTTCGTACAGCATTTTGTTCTTAACATTTCAGGTTCCTTATGGTGAGTAGTTAACTTACAGCTCCTTTATGTAACCCTGGaaaatctttgtttttattaaagattataACACATGTTTAATTATGTCAAGACTAATTTATGAATATTGGATCACGAATTGTTACATGACTTGATTTTGTAGCGATCTTTTGCATCTCTTTAGAACTTTGTCTGATTCTATGATGACAGCTTGCTTGAGATACACTCATGGTTTTTCCCGGGTCTTTATTGGGCTTGTTACACTACAGACTGATTCACTTTAGAGTAAAATTTTAGGAGATCAACTTTGAGATCTCATCTTTAATTGTATAATGATATAGCTTTGATCTAAATACTTTATGTCAATCTAGTATACATGGAGTAGTCAATCTATGAGAATCACTTAGGAATCCTAAATTGAATATTTATGATCCTTATCTTTTTAGTTCAATTTcgctaaaaagaaaaattaaaaaaattcaagctTTAGTTATTTCAAATTCAGTAGTCacttcaactttatatattgCAAGTACATAATTTCTTAAAGATGGAAGAAAGGCATACCTTAGTTGTTGTAATCCCCACCATAAACAATAGAAGTATTTGTGAAAGAAATTCGAGGATATGACATTTTTTTGCACTGCACTTTCAAATATTCCATACTTAAAGTTGAAGGGTGAATCATCATTAGCAGTGCACCTCTTGAACGCATTGGTCACATTTGCCCAATTTCTGCGATCACTATGATTGATGGAGCCGCAATCCAGATAACTAGCTTTACATGAAGCTTTTTCAAGATTGCAAATAGATTTCCAGCACGACATGTGTCGATCAATGGATAGCAGATACCAAGCTGCACCCAATACCTAATCACCAGAAAAAAATGTCTCAAGTAAAAAAACAAAGGAACGAAGTTGGATTTAATTTTCTGTATATTATATAGATTCAATATACATACATGACTAGCCAACATGTACAACATTAAATTATATGCAGCCCCTGCCCAAGCAGTTTTTGTCACCACTCCTGTTGCTTTGACCAATTCAGAACTTAAAGGAAAAATTAGATATAATCTCGGAATATATTGTAATAGTACAATCAACGCAAGGGCGTTATTATTGTGATTGGCCCGTGAGCTCCTCGTTGCTGGTATGATGAACCAGATAACAAACTGCAAAAATTCCACAAATATCAGCACCAATGGGAAGAAAGCGAAATAACCTATTTAAACACTCCATCTAAAAAGCATGAAAAGTACCTGCGGGAGAGGAAGCGTTGCAATTAGATCAATGAAAAAATCAGTTCTAATATATCTTCTGGCAATCTTCTTAGGATCCATAACAAGCTCACCTCTCCCAAAAACCCGAGAGCTAGGAGCAACATAAGCTGTCCTAAACTTAATTGCcatatgtaatatataaaacaaatctgCCAGAGTACGAAAAGTAGTAACAACTATTCGCAGATTCAAGTCCGTTTTCACACACCATGAGTCTTGGTCTCCTACCACACCAGGCAAATAGAAATACAATGGATCGATAAATAATGCCAACAAGCAAGATACAATAAAAATCCGGTTCCACTTTAACACAATCTCACTACCCGGATCAAGTATCCGCTTTTGCCATGGCTCATGATCCTCGGGAAATAAATTACTTGTTCCAGGTTTCGAATTAGGATTTCCGTTGACTTTTCCC
Coding sequences within:
- the LOC122592801 gene encoding cyclic nucleotide-gated ion channel 17-like, producing the protein MELNKEKIVRFYANDKQKKDFVWGRSEPLHLEKSSSGYNGLTLLPKSNFGMGKVNGNPNSKPGTSNLFPEDHEPWQKRILDPGSEIVLKWNRIFIVSCLLALFIDPLYFYLPGVVGDQDSWCVKTDLNLRIVVTTFRTLADLFYILHMAIKFRTAYVAPSSRVFGRGELVMDPKKIARRYIRTDFFIDLIATLPLPQFVIWFIIPATRSSRANHNNNALALIVLLQYIPRLYLIFPLSSELVKATGVVTKTAWAGAAYNLMLYMLASHVLGAAWYLLSIDRHMSCWKSICNLEKASCKASYLDCGSINHSDRRNWANVTNAFKRCTANDDSPFNFKYGIFESAVQKNVISSNFFHKYFYCLWWGLQQLSSYGQNLSTTTFIGETSFAILIAIVGLVLFAHLIGNMQTYLQSLTMRLEEWRLRRRDTEEWMRHRQLPEDLRKRVRRFVQYKWVATRGVHEEAILHGLPADLRRDIQRHLCLDLVRRVPFFSQMDDQLLDAICERLVSSLSTEGAYMVREGDPVTEMFFIIRGRLESSTTNGGRTGFFNSIIMRPGDFCGEELLAWALHPKSTVNLPSSTRTVRSLTEVEAFALRAEDLKFVANQFRRLHSKKLQHTFRHYSHHWRTWAACFIQAAWRRHKRRTMARYLSTMESFVDHHEHDDDDDDDDDDEHDQSHHQVDQENEQSHGPTAQVESNLGVTILASRFAANTRRGIARRLKSEGRLPKLQKPEEPDFSVEPDIS